A genomic segment from Anaerobacillus sp. CMMVII encodes:
- a CDS encoding sugar transferase, translated as MGPSRGGIYRKIIKRMMDIVLSLTAIIVLSPVLLVVAFFVRTKLGSPVLFKQKRPGLGEKIFTMYKFRTMTDERDENGRLLPNELRHTKFGRFLRSTSLDELPELINVLKGDMSLVGPRPLLVDYLSLYNEEQSRRHNVRPGITGYAQVNGRNAISWEEKFQKDIYYVEKLSFLLDIKILIQTVIKVFKKENVNQNSIITMDRFKGTGT; from the coding sequence ATGGGACCATCCAGAGGTGGTATTTATAGAAAAATTATTAAGAGAATGATGGATATTGTGTTATCTTTAACAGCCATTATTGTGCTAAGCCCAGTTCTTTTAGTGGTAGCCTTTTTTGTAAGGACTAAATTGGGAAGTCCAGTGCTGTTTAAGCAAAAAAGGCCAGGACTTGGAGAAAAGATCTTTACGATGTACAAGTTTAGAACGATGACCGATGAGAGAGATGAGAACGGTAGATTACTCCCTAACGAATTGAGGCATACTAAATTTGGGAGGTTTCTGCGAAGTACTAGTTTGGATGAGCTACCTGAACTAATAAATGTATTAAAAGGTGATATGAGCTTAGTTGGTCCAAGGCCATTACTAGTTGATTATTTAAGCCTATATAATGAAGAGCAATCACGTAGACATAATGTACGTCCCGGTATTACTGGATATGCTCAAGTAAATGGTAGAAATGCGATTTCTTGGGAAGAAAAATTTCAAAAGGATATTTATTACGTAGAAAAGTTGAGCTTTCTCCTAGATATAAAAATATTAATTCAAACTGTTATTAAGGTCTTTAAGAAAGAGAATGTTAATCAAAATAGTATTATTACGATGGATAGATTTAAAGGAACTGGAACTTAA
- a CDS encoding NeuD/PglB/VioB family sugar acetyltransferase has product MNTIESWYDQTLPGEKIIVIGSGSLGKLTVDCILGNRDFSPNNIAILDDDLNTHGKKLLGVPVVGTVDQAQILSNIKGISFVIAIANNKIRKKIANDYPDLNFRSIISNKATISQFSNIGKGSIVLPGVVVDPDACIKEHVIVNKASTIAHDVILQDFSQVSPGVNFGGFVVLGECSFIGLGASVLPSIKIAKNVVIGAGAVVTKDIDISSTVFIGNPAKLLKKNET; this is encoded by the coding sequence ATGAACACCATAGAGAGTTGGTATGATCAAACATTACCAGGAGAAAAAATTATCGTTATTGGATCAGGTAGTTTGGGTAAGTTAACAGTAGATTGTATACTTGGAAATAGAGATTTTTCACCTAATAACATAGCGATTCTTGATGACGATTTAAATACTCATGGTAAAAAATTACTTGGAGTTCCTGTGGTTGGAACGGTTGATCAAGCTCAAATATTAAGCAACATAAAAGGAATATCTTTTGTAATTGCAATTGCTAATAATAAGATTAGAAAGAAGATTGCGAATGATTATCCTGACTTGAATTTCAGGAGTATTATTAGTAACAAAGCAACCATTTCGCAGTTTTCTAATATTGGTAAAGGCAGCATTGTTTTGCCTGGTGTAGTCGTTGATCCTGATGCATGCATAAAAGAGCATGTAATTGTTAATAAAGCATCAACTATTGCACACGATGTTATCCTTCAAGATTTCTCACAAGTATCTCCTGGTGTTAATTTTGGTGGCTTTGTTGTGTTAGGGGAATGTTCATTTATTGGGTTAGGAGCCTCTGTGTTACCATCTATTAAAATTGCGAAAAATGTAGTTATTGGGGCCGGAGCAGTTGTAACTAAGGATATTGATATATCTTCTACAGTTTTTATAGGAAACCCTGCAAAGTTATTAAAGAAAAACGAGACTTAA